One window of Halorussus sp. MSC15.2 genomic DNA carries:
- a CDS encoding bacterio-opsin activator domain-containing protein: MSTIAQLGVPAETFALRETLPRVPDVEVAAERVVAHDEGRVMPFVWAAGEDLDAFEDALAADPSVENERRLTELTDGRFYQMEWVESVEVLLHSMTEHGAAVLKARGRDRRWHLRILFPDREAVSRTHDFCRDRDLDIDVEQIHELENRDEQGQYGLTAQQYEAVTTALETGYYEVPRETSARDLADELAISHQALSERLRRGHGNLVANVLTVEAVEEDRDRTREQTVE, translated from the coding sequence ATGAGTACCATCGCGCAACTCGGCGTCCCCGCAGAAACGTTCGCGCTGCGGGAGACCCTGCCGCGGGTCCCCGACGTGGAGGTCGCGGCCGAACGCGTCGTGGCCCACGACGAGGGGCGGGTCATGCCGTTCGTCTGGGCCGCGGGCGAGGACCTCGACGCCTTCGAGGACGCGCTCGCGGCGGACCCCTCGGTCGAGAACGAACGGCGGCTCACCGAACTAACCGACGGGCGATTCTACCAGATGGAGTGGGTCGAGTCGGTCGAAGTACTGCTGCACTCGATGACCGAACACGGGGCCGCCGTCCTGAAGGCGCGGGGCCGCGACCGGCGGTGGCACCTCCGCATCCTGTTCCCCGACCGGGAGGCCGTCTCCCGGACCCACGACTTCTGCCGGGACCGCGACCTCGACATCGACGTCGAGCAGATACACGAACTGGAGAACCGCGACGAACAGGGCCAGTACGGACTGACCGCCCAGCAGTACGAGGCCGTGACGACCGCGCTGGAAACCGGCTACTACGAGGTCCCCCGCGAGACCTCGGCGCGGGACCTCGCCGACGAACTCGCCATCTCCCATCAGGCCCTCTCCGAACGACTCCGACGCGGCCACGGCAACCTC